In Francisella hispaniensis FSC454, a genomic segment contains:
- a CDS encoding IS630 transposase-related protein produces the protein MAYSHHFIKKVLKLKSEGMSFLILADKFNISVRSIQQWLKGNLPKGTRNKPNTKLDMNKLKQDVIDYPDSYLQERATRLVVSEFCISYNLKS, from the coding sequence ATGGCCTATTCACATCACTTTATAAAGAAGGTATTAAAGTTAAAATCAGAGGGTATGAGTTTTCTAATCTTGGCTGATAAATTTAATATAAGTGTTAGAAGTATCCAACAATGGTTAAAAGGGAATCTTCCTAAAGGCACTAGAAATAAACCTAATACAAAACTTGATATGAATAAGCTAAAACAAGACGTTATAGATTATCCTGATAGTTATTTACAAGAAAGAGCTACTAGGTTGGTCGTAAGTGAGTTTTGTATAAGCTATAACCTTAAAAGTTAA
- a CDS encoding IS630 family transposase: protein MHPKVDEERRELFRNKIQSYKDQGLPICYLDESGHALDMPRTHGYSTQGQRCYGVCNWGARGRTNVIGALIGKVLFAVGLFTSNIDTTVFTTWVKHFLLPILKTTTVIVMDNATFHKNIDMLKMIRDAGHIIEFLPPYSPDLNPIESKWSEKKAYIRKHNCSVEQCYAY, encoded by the coding sequence ATTCACCCCAAAGTAGACGAAGAGAGGCGAGAATTATTCAGGAATAAGATTCAATCTTATAAAGATCAAGGGTTACCTATATGTTATCTTGATGAATCTGGTCATGCCTTAGATATGCCCCGAACTCATGGTTACTCTACACAAGGGCAAAGATGTTATGGGGTATGCAACTGGGGAGCTAGAGGTCGAACCAATGTCATAGGTGCTTTGATTGGCAAGGTATTATTTGCTGTTGGACTATTTACAAGCAATATTGATACGACTGTGTTTACAACTTGGGTAAAACATTTCTTATTACCTATCTTAAAAACTACAACTGTTATAGTAATGGATAATGCTACATTCCATAAAAATATAGATATGTTAAAAATGATTCGTGATGCAGGGCATATTATAGAGTTTTTACCTCCATACTCACCAGATTTAAATCCAATAGAGAGTAAATGGTCTGAGAAAAAAGCATATATCAGAAAACATAATTGCTCCGTGGAACAGTGTTATGCATATTAG
- a CDS encoding IS982 family transposase has product MIDQLISTFCRIDDFCIIYHKELQSKSIDYKKKKVGSKPSLSLSEIMTILIMYQAVRYKDFKTYYVEFIKIYWKHYFPTAPSYNRFVELIDIAMSPLIAFISSNHGKHTDLYFIDATKLPVCHNLRESRHKVFKGLAAKGKTSTGWFFGFKLHLLTNHIGEIISINISPGNKDDRSFLTKLCHGLKGLVFGDRGYISKDKAQLLEQQGLKLITTLKKNMKKVPRSRFEKTMLAKRSIIETIFDYLKNNLNLWHTRHRSINNAFTHLMAALAQFIINTIKINNYKYLDMK; this is encoded by the coding sequence ATGATAGATCAACTTATTTCAACCTTTTGTCGTATAGACGACTTTTGTATTATTTATCATAAAGAATTACAAAGCAAGTCAATTGATTACAAAAAGAAAAAAGTAGGAAGCAAGCCAAGTTTATCTTTAAGTGAAATAATGACTATTTTGATCATGTATCAAGCAGTTAGATATAAAGATTTTAAAACTTACTATGTTGAGTTTATAAAAATTTACTGGAAACATTACTTTCCTACAGCCCCCTCTTATAACCGTTTTGTAGAATTAATAGATATAGCAATGTCACCGTTAATAGCATTTATATCAAGTAACCATGGCAAACATACAGATTTATATTTTATAGATGCTACTAAGTTACCTGTTTGTCATAATTTAAGAGAGTCTAGACATAAAGTATTTAAGGGTTTAGCAGCTAAAGGTAAGACTAGTACTGGCTGGTTCTTTGGTTTCAAACTTCATTTACTAACCAATCATATTGGTGAAATTATTAGTATCAATATTAGCCCAGGAAATAAAGATGATAGGAGTTTCTTGACTAAATTATGTCATGGACTTAAAGGGTTGGTATTTGGTGATAGAGGCTATATTTCAAAAGATAAAGCTCAATTACTTGAGCAACAAGGCTTAAAGCTTATAACTACTTTAAAAAAGAATATGAAAAAAGTTCCTAGATCTAGATTTGAAAAAACTATGTTAGCTAAAAGATCCATCATTGAGACTATTTTTGATTATCTCAAAAATAATTTAAATTTGTGGCATACAAGACATAGATCTATAAACAATGCTTTTACTCATCTTATGGCTGCTTTGGCTCAGTTTATTATTAATACAATTAAAATCAATAATTACAAGTATTTAGATATGAAATAA
- a CDS encoding Hsp20/alpha crystallin family protein, producing the protein MSKEIRYNPFELKHSINDLFDNFFSFPKSYQEEKYLENIHLDITEDEAAYNISADLAGIEEKNIDIELDKNKLSIKAKRENLNKDKKHHVQERYYGEFQRSITLPDNIDSDKIEAKYSNGVLNLNIPKKEKDNTTRKISIKS; encoded by the coding sequence ATGAGTAAAGAAATTAGATATAATCCATTTGAGCTAAAACATTCTATAAATGATCTTTTTGATAATTTTTTTAGCTTCCCTAAAAGTTATCAAGAGGAGAAATATTTAGAAAATATACATCTAGATATAACAGAAGATGAAGCTGCTTATAATATTTCTGCAGATCTAGCAGGTATAGAAGAGAAAAATATAGATATAGAATTAGATAAAAATAAGTTATCTATAAAAGCAAAGCGTGAAAACTTGAACAAAGATAAAAAACACCATGTCCAAGAGCGTTATTATGGTGAGTTTCAACGTAGCATAACACTACCTGACAATATAGACAGTGATAAAATAGAAGCTAAATATAGTAACGGTGTTTTAAACCTAAATATTCCTAAAAAAGAAAAGGATAACACTACTAGAAAAATATCAATAAAATCTTAA
- a CDS encoding GyrI-like domain-containing protein, with amino-acid sequence MKIVGVASKVSNDREDLLEEAWELFFNSEVLEYLNGQNISQDIISVYYDYEGDHTAPYILLIGYEVAESFEVPTGLNSVQIELNHKTYRVEGELPDAIIEKWQQIWADNSKKRAYKADFDRYNPIEDYAEVNVEYLK; translated from the coding sequence ATGAAAATAGTAGGTGTAGCATCTAAAGTTTCTAATGATAGAGAAGATTTGCTTGAAGAAGCTTGGGAGCTTTTCTTTAATAGTGAGGTATTAGAGTATCTTAATGGTCAAAATATATCTCAAGATATAATATCTGTTTATTATGACTATGAAGGCGATCATACGGCTCCATACATTCTTTTGATAGGTTATGAGGTGGCAGAGTCTTTTGAGGTACCAACAGGGTTAAATTCTGTGCAAATTGAGCTTAACCATAAAACATACCGTGTTGAAGGCGAGCTACCTGATGCTATCATCGAAAAATGGCAACAAATTTGGGCAGATAACTCTAAAAAGAGAGCTTATAAAGCAGATTTTGATAGGTATAATCCTATCGAAGATTATGCTGAAGTTAATGTTGAATATCTAAAATAA
- the msrA gene encoding peptide-methionine (S)-S-oxide reductase MsrA, producing the protein MIKKIIYSLSILSCSLGFSVDMDTKYEKAVFAGGCFWCLESDFEYLQNHQDLSHDGIIKVISGYDGGLQKNPTYKTVSAGITNYKESVEVIYDPAKISYQELVEYFYRRIDPTDSKGQFCDKGEQYQSAIYYIDDKQKQVAEEITKRLKAEFKKHNQSVYTQILPSTHFYKAENYHQDYHHKNPKRYCYYRTGCGRDVTVSKVWQNIDWKYSNVVPFDIPSSYAECLTR; encoded by the coding sequence ATGATTAAGAAGATTATTTATAGTTTATCAATATTATCTTGTAGTTTAGGCTTTTCAGTAGATATGGATACAAAATATGAAAAAGCTGTATTTGCAGGAGGTTGTTTTTGGTGTTTAGAGTCAGATTTTGAATATCTGCAAAACCATCAAGATTTAAGCCATGATGGTATTATAAAGGTTATCTCAGGTTATGATGGTGGTTTGCAAAAAAATCCTACTTACAAAACAGTATCTGCAGGTATTACAAACTATAAAGAATCAGTTGAAGTGATATATGATCCTGCTAAAATTAGCTATCAAGAGCTTGTAGAGTATTTTTATCGTCGTATAGATCCTACAGATTCTAAAGGACAGTTTTGTGATAAAGGCGAGCAGTATCAATCAGCTATATATTATATCGATGATAAACAAAAGCAGGTTGCTGAAGAGATTACTAAAAGATTAAAAGCAGAATTTAAAAAACATAACCAATCTGTATATACTCAAATTTTACCATCTACACATTTTTATAAAGCCGAAAATTATCATCAAGATTATCATCATAAAAACCCTAAAAGATATTGCTATTATCGTACAGGATGTGGTCGTGATGTAACAGTAAGTAAAGTTTGGCAAAATATAGATTGGAAATATAGTAATGTAGTTCCATTTGATATACCATCTAGTTATGCAGAATGTTTAACAAGATAG
- a CDS encoding nitrile hydratase subunit alpha, with protein sequence MSKRFTEDHYQKICTDLEYREKLIKNPKVTLNEEYGTTINDEVNVEVIEQSDDAITIILPAKPDNQDNIESELETVTEQVVDLLFTHDGMGGFLIPDDKLKWELRNMRKDWMKKLGLDLENS encoded by the coding sequence ATGAGTAAGCGCTTTACAGAAGATCATTATCAAAAAATATGTACCGATCTTGAATATAGAGAAAAACTTATAAAAAATCCAAAAGTTACTTTAAATGAAGAGTATGGTACTACTATCAATGATGAAGTAAATGTTGAAGTTATAGAGCAAAGTGATGATGCTATTACAATAATTTTGCCTGCTAAACCTGATAATCAAGACAATATAGAGTCAGAATTAGAAACTGTAACTGAGCAGGTAGTTGATTTGTTGTTTACTCATGATGGCATGGGTGGATTTTTGATTCCTGATGATAAGTTGAAGTGGGAGTTGCGTAATATGAGAAAGGACTGGATGAAGAAACTAGGTCTAGATTTAGAAAATTCTTAA
- a CDS encoding NHLP leader peptide family RiPP precursor: protein MNKNDFEYLLTKKAWEDKEFADLLASNPYEALAQLGVSIPNNIKLKVVQQKKDTLYFTIPAFDKKRSQEKPFQLNQIDIWSSGKMFLWLASAEQKAKLLQLRNSIFTTGANHE from the coding sequence ATGAACAAAAATGATTTTGAATATCTTTTGACTAAAAAAGCTTGGGAAGATAAGGAGTTCGCAGATTTATTAGCTAGTAATCCTTATGAAGCATTAGCTCAGTTAGGAGTATCTATCCCCAATAATATAAAGCTAAAAGTAGTACAACAAAAGAAAGATACTTTATATTTCACTATTCCTGCCTTTGATAAAAAGCGTAGTCAAGAAAAGCCATTTCAACTTAATCAGATAGATATATGGTCAAGTGGAAAAATGTTTTTATGGTTAGCATCAGCTGAGCAAAAAGCAAAGTTGCTACAACTTCGAAATAGCATATTTACAACAGGAGCTAATCATGAGTAA